A DNA window from Pleurodeles waltl isolate 20211129_DDA chromosome 12, aPleWal1.hap1.20221129, whole genome shotgun sequence contains the following coding sequences:
- the LOC138267452 gene encoding C-C motif chemokine 5-like: MATSLQMALVVALVLEASVLSIIAAIPSVGAGKSDCCGTYAPKPIQRKLLKRFHHTPADCRLPAVIFVTIKGIEVCANPNENWVKTAVRNLRKNGKPLE; the protein is encoded by the exons ATGGCGACCAGTCTGCAGATGGCGCTCGTGGTAGCGCTTGTCCTCGAGGCCTCCGTCTTGTCAATCATAGCAG CTATACCAAGCGTGGGAGCAGGAAAGTCGGACTGCTGCGGCACATATGCCCCCAAGCCAATCCAACGCAAGCTTCTGAAGAGGTTCCACCACACTCCGGCTGACTGCAGGTTACCAGCTGTAAT atttgtgactATTAAAGGCATTGAGGTGTGTGCAAATCCTAATGAAAACTGGGTGAAAACTGCAGTGAGGAATTTAAGAAAGAATGGCAAGCCACTGGAATAG